A genome region from Glycine max cultivar Williams 82 chromosome 5, Glycine_max_v4.0, whole genome shotgun sequence includes the following:
- the LOC100811480 gene encoding zinc finger transcription factor YY1 has translation MEIHYSNSYFERRPILKSKAAAVKWVKEWVPQDLVTTGGKCMILKWVTEDTLKTLKEKVKEPSVPEPEPEPTTEVLFLCSYDGCGKTFIDAGALRKHSHIHGERQYVCHYDGCGKKFLDSSKLKRHFLIHTGERDFVCPHEGCGKAFSLDFNLRSHMKTHSQENYHICPYPDCGKRYAHEYKLKNHIASHHEKNASVDVTKYTTPPSEKQTKTSKPSGGAYGSASSDRPYACPYDGCEKAYIHEYKLRLHLKREHPGLMADENAEHAQANVDNEMDEASDHDAYVAKRSNGKIQKQSKPKPNLKLPPSKIAKRKLSTPSLTVNKNSWPVKDEPFDEEDSEETEEDRDNVEDGWRYAGGNNEDDDEETEYED, from the exons ATGGAGATTCACTACAGTAACAGCTATTTCGAGAGGCGCCCCATCCTCAAGTCCAAGGCTGCCGCTGTCAAATGGGTCAAAGAATG GGTTCCCCAAGATCTTGTGACAACAGGAGGGAAGTGCATGATCTTAAAATGGGTAACAG AGGATACCTTGAAGACCTTGAAAGAAAAGGTAAAAGAGCCTTCAGTGCCAGAGCCAGAACCTGAGCCAACTACTGAAGTACTTTTTCTTTGCAGCTATGATGGCTGTGGAAAGACATTCATAGATGCTGGTGCATTGAGGAAACATTCTCACATCCATGGAGAGAGGCAGTATGTTTGTCACTACGATGGATGTGGAAAG AAATTTCTGGATAGCTCAAAGTTGAAAAGACATTTTCTCATTCATACAGGGGAGAGGGATTTTGTGTGTCCTCATGAAGGCTGTGGTAAG GCCTTCTCCCTGGATTTCAACTTAAGGTCTCACATGAAAACACATTCCCAAGAGAACTATCATATCTGCCCATATCCAGATTGTGGAAAGAGATATGCTCATGAATACAAGCTAAAGAATCACATTGCATCTCATCATGAAAAG AATGCATCCGTGGATGTGACAAAGTACACTACTCCCCCTTCAGAGAAGCAAACAAAAACTTCTAAACCATCTGGAGGGGCATATGGTTCTGCATCATCTGACCGTCCCTATGCATGTCCCTATGATGGGTGCGAAAAGGCATACATCCATGAATACAAGCTTAGACTCCATTTGAAGAGGGAGCATCCGGGGCTTATGGCTGATGAAAATGCAGAGCATGCTCAGGCTAATGTTGACAATGAAATGGATGAAGCAAGTGACCATGATGCCTATGTTGCGAAACGATCAAATGGTAAAATTCAGAAGCAGAGTAAGCCTAAACCAAACCTCAAGTTGCCTCCTTCCAAAATTGCAAAACGCAAACTGTCCACTCCCTCTTTAActgtaaataaaaattcttgGCCCGTGAAAGATGAACCTTTCGATGAAGAAGATAGCGAAGAAACAGAAGAGGATCGTGACAATGTTGAAGATGGTTGGAGATATGCAggaggaaacaatgaagatgatgatgaggaAACAGAATATGAAGACTGA
- the LOC100812010 gene encoding ubiquitin-like domain-containing CTD phosphatase-like isoform X1 — MATASASASWEELTLKVKWSGNEYTVRVCCDDTVGELKRRICELTNVLPLRQKLLYPKLASKLSDDSLFLSQLPLNSSLKMTMIGTTEEDLLVDPVESPEILDDLELPKDEAVDIKDMEVNKQKLNRRIHQFNIELQNPCRQGKKLLVLDIDYTLFDHRSTAENPLQLMRPYLHEFLTSVYSEYDIMIWSATSMKWIKVKMEQLGVLGNPNYKITALLDHMAMITVQTSSRGVFDCKPLGLIWAKFPEFYNASNTIMFDDLRRNFVMNPQNGLTIKPFRKAHANRDSDQELVKLTQYLLAIAELDDLSNLDHNNWELFTEDNAKRRRHR; from the exons ATGGCTACGGCGTCGGCGTCGGCGTCGTGGGAGGAACTGACGCTGAAAGTGAAATGGAGCGGCAACGAATACACCGTCCGCGTCTGCTGCGACGACACCGTGGGCGAACTCAAACGTCGAATCTGCGAGCTAACCAACGTCTTACCCCTTCGCCAGAAGCTCTTGTACCCTAAACTCGCTTCCAAACTCAGCGACgactctctcttcctctcccagCTTCCCCTCAACTCCTCTCTCAAGATGACCATGATCGG TACTACTGAAGAGGACTTGCTCGTGGATCCCGTGGAGTCCCCTGAGATCCTCGACGATTTGGAGCTTCCCAAGGATGAGGCTGTTGACATCAAAGATATGGAAGTCAACAAGCAGAAATTGAATAGACGCATTCATCAATTCAAT ATTGAGCTTCAAAATCCGTGTCGCCAAGGGAAGAAATTGCTTGTTCTGGATATTGATTACACTCTCTTCGATCACCGCTCCACTGCTGAGAACCCTCTTCAACTCATGAGACCCT ACCTTCACGAGTTTCTTACTTCTGTTTATTCGGAGTATGACATTATGATATGGTCTGCAACCAG CATGAAGTGGATTAAAGTCAAGATGGAACAACTTGGGGTGTTGGGCAATCCTAACTACAAAATCACCGCACTTCTTGACCACATGGCAATGATCACGGTTCAGACTTCTTCTCGTGGGGTCTTTGATTGCAAGCCTCTTGGTTTGATCTGGGCTAAGTTCCCTGAG TTCTACAATGCTTCAAATACTATCATGTTTGATGACCTTAGAAGAAATTTTGTAATGAACCCACAGAATGGTTTGACAATTAAACCATTCAGGAAGGCTCATGCCAACCGAGATAGTGATCAAGAGCTTGTGAAACTTACCCAGTACTTACTAGCCATTGCAGAGCTTGATGACTTGAGCAACCTTGATCATAATAATTGGGAGTTATTCACAGAGGACAATGCTAAAAGACGTAGGCACAGATAA
- the LOC100813098 gene encoding uncharacterized protein At4g06598, which yields MANSKGSSGFRNFMYPGKHPLLPPKSPFPSVSQAYADYVPNPAVGLKAGNRPRDGNTHHQRTSSESLVIEEQPSWLDDLLNEPETPVRRGGHRRSSSDSFAYIDTVNASNINYANQDEYKYKNMMSIPSWSSQDFDRSKDARHVPVYAEMNSVKQKNRSWDSFSNAMTNPVGVPSGKDSAAFQSSGLQCTPHEADGLPPASSEKHDSVESGLQDAKPFPEKKDSSHAKSSASETDTKRAKQQFAQRSRVRKLQYIAELERNVQVLQAEGSEVSAELEFLNQQNLILSMENKALKQRLENIAQEQLIKYLEQEVLEREIGRLRALYQQQQQPQTQPQQQPSGSHRRTNSRDLESQFANLSLKHKDTNSGQDPALRI from the exons ATGGCAAATTCAAAGGGCTCATCAGGTTTCAGAAATTTTATGTATCCTGGAAAGCATCCTCTACTTCCTCCTAAAAGTCCGTTTCCTAGTGTTTCCCAAGCATATGCTGATTATGTCCCAAATCCTGCTGTTGGTTTAAAGGCTGGTAACAGACCTAGAGATGGAAACACACACCACCAACGTACTTCATCTGAGAGCCTCGTTATAGAGGAGCAGCCTTCATGGCTTGATGATCTCCTTAACGAGCCAGAGACACCTGTCCGAAGAGGTGGCCATCGGCGttcatcaagtgattcttttgcGTACATAGACACTGTTAATGCATCTAACATTAATTATGCTAATCAGGACGAGTATAAATATAAGAATATGATGTCTATTCCGTCTTGGTCATCTCAAGACTTTGACCGCAGCAAAGATGCTCGTCATGTACCTGTTTATGCAGAAATGAACTCCGTAAAACAGAAAAATAGGTCATGGGACTCTTTTTCAAATGCCATGACAAATCCAGTTGGTGTTCCCTCAGGCAAAGACAGTGCTGCTTTTCAGAGTTCAGGATTGCAATGTACACCACATGAAGCAGATGGTCTTCCACCAGCATCAAGTGAAAAGCACGATTCAGTAGAATCAGGCTTACAGGATGCAAAACCATTTCCTGAAAAAAAGGACAGTTCACATGCAAAGTCATCTGCCTCTGAAACTGATACAAAACGTGCTAAACA GCAATTTGCTCAACGTTCACGGGTCCGGAAACTTCAATACATAGCTGAGCTGGAAAGGAATGTACAAGTTTTACAG GCAGAAGGGTCTGAAGTCTCGGCCGAGCTCGAGTTTCTTAACCAGCAGAATCTTATCCTGAGTATGGAGAATAAAGCACTCAAGCAACGTTTAGAAAATATAGCACAAGAGCAGCTTATCAAATATT TGGAGCAGGAAGTACTGGAAAGAGAGATTGGAAGATTACGTGCATTgtatcagcagcagcagcaaccaCAGACACAGCCACAACAGCAACCATCTGGAAGTCACAGACGCACGAACAGTAGAGACCTCGAATCTCAGTTCGCAAACCTTTCTCTAAAACACAAGGACACCAATTCAGGGCAAGACCCTGCTCTCAGAATTTAG